Part of the uncultured Cohaesibacter sp. genome is shown below.
CCAGCTTGCCCGGCACCTTGTCCAGTTCAAGCGCGCCGGTTGAGGAAACCACATGCTTCTCGTCAATCTCGACACCTGGCAGTGGTGCCACGTCCGAACCGGTGGCAATCACGATCGCCTTGGCCTCAACAGTCTGAACATCCCCGGTTTCCGCGGTCACTTCGACCTTGCCGGCTGCAACAATCTTGCCTGCGCCGTGGAAGACATCGATCTTGTTCTTCTTGAACAGGAAGTCGATCCCGCCAACGTTGCCGTCGATGACTTCCTGCTTGTGGCCCATCATGGCTTTCAGATCGAGGCTCGGCTTGCCGACCTTGATGCCCATGTTTTCGAAATCATGGCCCGCTTCCTCGAACAGTTCCGAGGCATGCAGCAGGGCCTTGGAGGGAATGCAGCCAACATTCAGGCAAGTCCCGCCGTGGGTGCTGCGTTTTTCGACAACGGCAACCTTCATGCCCAGCTGTGCAGCACGAATCGCGCAGACATAACCGCCAGGACCCGTACCGATCACGACCATATCGTATGACATTTCATTCACTCCCGAAGAATGCTGGATTGGTGGAGCGTTTGTGCAACCAAACAGATAAATAAAAACGGGGCACAAAGACCCCGTTTCGCAATGTTCTCTGGATCAGATATCCATGACGAGGCGTTGAGGATCCTCAAGGCTCTCCTTGACGCGAACCAGGAAGGTCACCGCTTCCTTGCCATCGACGATGCGATGGTCATAGGACAGGGCCAGATACATCATCGGACGGATCACGATCTGACCGTTGCGGACCACTGGACGATCTTCAATGCGGTGCATGCCCAGAATGCCGGACTGCGGTGCGTTGAGGATCGGCGTTGACATCATGGAGCCATAGACACCGCCGTTGGAAACGGTGAAGGTGCCACCCTGCATTTCCTCGATGGTCAGCTGACCGTCACGGGCGCGCAGGCCGAATGCTGCGATTGCCTTTTCGATTTCCGCCAGAGACATCTTGTCGGCATCGCGGACAACCGGAACGACCAGACCGCGCGGAGACCCGACGGCGACGCCCAGATGAACGAAATGCTTGTAGATAATGTCGGTGCCATCGATCTCGGCGTTGACGGCCGGGATCTCTTCCAGAGCCTTGCAGATCGCCTTGGCAAAGAAGCCCATGAAGCCCAGACGGACGCCATGTTTCTTCTCGAACAGATCCTTGTACTGCTTGCGCATTTCCATCACGGCCGACATGTCCACGTCATTGAACGTGGTCAGCATGGCAGCGGTGTTCTGCGCGTCTTTCAGGCGACGTGCAATGGTCTGGCGCAGCTTGGTCATGCGGACCCGCTCTTCACGGGCTGCATCGTCTGGCGCAGAGGCCGGTCGGTTGGCCACCGGAGCAGGCTGAGCACCGGCAGGAGCCGTTGCGCCAGCAGCGATCGCATTGATCACATCACCCTTGAGGACCTGACCACGCACACCGGATCCGGCAACAGAAGCAGGATCAACCTTCTTCTCGGCCATCATCTTGGCAGCGCTCGGAGCCGGAGGCATGGAGGTCGGAGCCGCCGGAGCAGCAACTGGTGCCGGAGCCGGTTCCTTGGCAGCTTCCTTCTTGGGTGCCGGAGCAGGCGCCGCAGCGGCACCATCACCTTCCAGCAGCATGGCCAGAAGCGCGCCAACTTCAACCGTTTCCCCTTCGGCGGCAACAATATCGCCAAGAGTACCGGAGACCGGAGCAGGCACCTCGATGGTCACCTTGTCGGTTTCCAGCTCGACGAGCGGCTCATCGGCCTGAACCGCATCACCGGTCGCCTTGAACCACTGACCGATGGTCGCTTCGGTCACAGATTCGCCCAGTGTAGGGACTTTGATTTCCGTAGCCATTTGGTTATCTCACATTTATCAATTTAGGTCAGCCGGTTACTCGGCAAACGCATCATCAAGGAAGGCCTTGAGCTGAGCCTGATGTCGGCTCATAAGACCGGTCGCTGTCGCTGCGGATGCCGGACGCCCAGCGTAGGTCGGCCGTTTGACACTCGCATCAATCTGATTGAGAACCCATTCCATGTAAGGCTCGATGAAGGTCCAGGACCCCTGGTTCTTCGGTTCTTCCTGACACCAGACCATATCGGCCTGTTTGAAGCGGCTCAGCTCCTTGATCAGGGTCTTTGCCGGGAACGGATAGAGCTGCTCGACACGCATGATGTAGACATCATTGATGCCGCGTCTCTCGCGCTCTTCATAAAGATCGTAATAAACCTTGCCGGTGCACAAAATGACGCGACGGATCTTGTCGTCCGAGGTCAGTTTGATTTCCTGGTTTGGTCTGATTTCCGCATCATCCCAGAGCACACGATGGAACGTGCTGCCCGCACCCAGTTCAGCCAGGTTGGAAATGGCCCGCTTGTGGCGCAGAAGGCTCTTCGGAGTCATCAGGATCAGCGGCTTGCGGAAGCTGCGTTTCACCTGACGGCGCAGAATATGGAAATAGTTGGCTGGTGTGGTGCAGTTAGCGACCTGGATGTTATCCTCGGCGCAAGACTGCAGATAGCGCTCCAGACGGGCGGAACTGTGTTCCGGACCCTGCCCTTCGTAGCCATGCGGCAGCAGCACCACCAAACCGGAAGCACGCAACCACTTGCGCTCTGCCGAGCTGAGGAACTGGTCAAAGACCACCTGAGCACCGTTGGCGAAGTCACCGAACTGGGCTTCCCACATCGTCAGACCGCCCGGCTCCGCTAGCGAATAGCCATATTCGAAGCCGAGAACAGCCTCTTCCGAGAGCATCGAGTTGATGACCTCATAGCGGTTCTGCCCTTCGGCGACATGGTTGAGCGGAATATAGCGGCTTTCGTCCTGCTGATCATACAGCACAGTGTGACGCTGGGAGAAGGTACCGCGTTCACTGTCCTGACCGGACAGGCGAACCGGATGACCTTCGCGAACCAGCGTACCGAAGGCGAGGGATTCGGCGGTGGCCCAATCGATGCCTTCACCGGTTTCCATCATCTTGGCGCGGTTATCGAGGAAGCGCTGCACCGTGCGATGCACATTGAAACTTTCTGGGACCGTGGTCAGCTTGTTGCCAACCTCGCGCAGGGTTTCCACATCGACGCCCGTATTGCCGGATCGACGATCGTCTTCGGCACTGGCGGTCGTCAGACCGGACCATTTGCCGTCGAACCAGTCGGCCTTGTTCGGCGAGAAGCTCTGACCAGCCTCGAACTCGTCATCGAGCATCTTGCGAACGTCAGCCCGCATCTGATCGAAGTCGTCCTGGGTGATCACGCCTTCAGCGATCAGCTTGTCGGCATAATGCTGCAGGCTCGTCGGATGCTGACGAATCTTCTTGTACATCAGCGGCTGGGTAAAGGCCGGCTCGTCACCTTCGTTATGACCGAAGCGACGATAGCAGAACATGTCGATCACGACCGGCTTGCCAAACAGCTGACGGAATTCCGTCGCGATCTTCGCGGCGAACACCACGGATTCCGGATCATCACCGTTACAGTGGAAGATCGGGGCTTCAATCATCTTGGCCAGGTCGGACGGATACGGCGACGACCGCGAGAAGCGCGGATAGGTCGTAAAACCAATCTGGTTGTTGATGATGAAGTGGATGGACCCGCCGGTCCGATGCCCTCTGAGGCCGGAAAGACCGAAACACTCTGCCACAACGCCCTGCCCTGCAAAAGCGGCATCACCATGGATGAGCAGTGGCAGAACCGACGTGCGATCCACCTGAGTGGTCTCGATGAACTTGCCATCGTGAGCGGACAGCTGATCCTGCTTGGCGCGCGCCTTGCCCAGAACAACCGGGTTGACGATTTCCAGATGCGACGGGTTTGCAGTCAGCGACAGATGCACGTTGTTGTCGTCGAACGCACGGTCCGAAGAAGCGCCAAGGTGATACTTCACGTCACCCGAGCCTTCCACGTCATCCGGCGTGATCGAGCCACCCTTGAATTCATGGAAAATGGCGCGGTGCGGTTTGCCCATCACCTGGCTGAGAACGTTGAGGCGGCCGCGGTGGGCCATGCCGAATACGATCTGTTTGACGCCCATGGCGCCACCGCGTTTGATGATCTGCTCCAGCGCGGGAATGAGAGACTCACCGCCATCAAGACCAAAACGCTTGGTGCCGGTGTATTTGAGGTCGAGGAATTTCTCGAAGCCTTCTGCTTCCACCAGCTTGTAGAGAATGGCCTTCTTGCCGTTGTTGGTGAAGGCGATGTGCTTGTCCGGCCCTTCGATGCGTTCCTGAATCCAAGACTTCTCAGCCGGATCCGAAATGTGCATGAACTCCACCCCGAGGGTGGAGCAATAGGTCCGGCGCAGAATTTCGAGCATTTCCGGGATGGTTGCAAACTCAAGCCCGAGAACATGGTCGATGAAAATCTTGCGGGAATAATCAGCTTCCGTAAAGCCGTAGGACGAAGGATGCAGCTCTTCGTGATCCTTCGCATCGGCCAGATTGAGCGGATCGAGATCTGCATGCAGATGGCCGCGCATGCGGTAGGCACGGATCATCATGAGGGCGCGGACAGAATCCCGCGTCGCCTGCTGGACAGCAGCATCAGTCAGTTCCACACCCTGACTCTGCGCCTTGCTTTTCAGCTTATCGCCCAGTTTCTTCTCATCAACAACAAAATCACCGCCAGCAAGTGCCGAGACCAACTCACCATTGGTCGCGGGAGGCCAGTCTGCGCGCTTCCACGAAGCCCCCTTTGCGTTTGCGACAATATCGTTCTTGTTATCCTGCAGATCCCTGAAGAAGACTCGCCACTCTTCTGCAACGGATGTTGGATCTTCCTGAAAACGGGCATAAAGATCTTCGATATAGGACGCGTTACCTCCATAGAGGAAAGAAGATAACGCGAACGCTTCATTTGCGTCCTGACGTGCCATCGCCACCACCGCCGAACATTCGTTCGGTCTCTTATTTCAGATTCAGCACCATTGCTGAACTGGTTTGCAGTTGCGGGGCAGGGTCAACCCCTACCCCGCAGCTATAATCTAATGTCGCGCTTTTACTTACCTTTGAGCAAGTCAACCAAAGTGGTACCGAGACTTGCCGGGGAAGGCGAAACGCGAATCCCTGCGCTTTCCATCGCAGCAATTTTATCTTCGGCCCCACCTTTGCCGCCAGAAATCACGGCGCCGGCATGGCCCATCGTACGCCCCGGAGGCGCCGTGCGGCCGGCAATGAAGCCAACCATGGGCTTCTTGCGACCCTTGGATGCCTGCTCCTTGAGCCACTCGGACGCTTCCTCTTCCGCGGAACCACCGATTTCACCAATCATGATGATCGACTCGGTTTCAGGATCATCCAGGAACAGGTCCAGCACATCGATAAACTCGGTGCCCTTGACCGGATCACCGCCGATACCGACAGCCGTGGTCTGGCCCAGCCCCTCATTCGTCGTCTGGAACACTGCCTCATAGGTAAGTGTACCTGAGCGTGAAACAATACCCACGGACCCTTTCTTGAAGATGGAACCCGGCATGATGCCGATCTTGCATTCTTCAGGGGTCAGAACACCCGGGCAGTTCGGGCCAAGCAGGCGGGAGTTGGAATCCTCCAGGCGCCGCTTCACCTTCACCATGTCCACCACAGGAATGCCCTCGGTGATGCAGGTGATGAACTCTACCCCGGCATCAATCGCTTCGATGATCGCAGCAGCAGCCCCTGCGGGCGGCACATAGATGACCGAAGCGGTGGCGCCGGTGGCGTCCTTGGCATCCTTTACAGTCTTGAAAATGGGCAGTTCTGCGGCACACTCGACCCCGGAAGACCAGGTTTCCCCACCCTTCTTGGGATGAACACCCGCAACCATTTTCGTACCGAAGTAGCAAAGAGCCTGTTCCGTGTGGAACGTGCCGGTCTTGCCGGTCAGGCCCTGCACGATGATTTTGGTGTCTTTGTTGACAAGAATCGACATCGAATTAGGCCCCCTTCACTGCTGCCACGATTTTCTGAGCGGCGTCGTTGAGATCGTCAGCAGGAATCACGTTGAGATCACTCTCAGCGATGAGTTTCTTGCCTTCCTCAACCCGCGTACCTTCCAAACGTACAACGAGGGGCACTTTCAGCCCGACTTCCTGAACCGCCGTCAAGACGCCCTGCGCGATCACGTCGCAGCGCATGATGCCGCCGAAAATGTTGACCAGAATGCCTTTGACATTCGGATCGGAGGTAATGATCTTGAACGCCGCCGTGACCTTCTCGACGCTTGCGCCACCACCCACGTCAAGGAAGTTGGCAGGCTCGGCACCGTAAAGCTTGATGATGTCCATGGTCGCCATGGCAAGGCCGGCACCATTCACCATGCAACCGATGTTGCCATCGAGAGCGACATAGGCGAGATCGAACTTGGAGGCTTCGATTTCCTTTTCGTCCTCTTCCGTCAGATCGCGCAGTTCCATCACGTCCGGGTGGCGGAACAGGGCGTTGCCATCAAAGGAAACCTTCGCATCAAGCACGCGCAGACGCTGGTTTTCCATGACGATCAGCGGATTGACCTCAAGCAGGGACATGTCCTTCTCGACAAAGGCCTTGTAGAGGATCGGGAACAGATGCATGCCGTCATCGCGCGCAGAGCAATCAAGCCCCAGCGCATCACAAAGCGCAATCGCATTGTCAGCCGTGACGCCCGCATTTGGGTCGATGGCAACCGTGACGATCTTCTCCGGGGTTTCCTCGGCGACGGTTTCAATGTCCATGCCGCCTTCGGTGGAAACCACGAAAGACACCCGACCGCAGGAGCGGTCCACCAGAAGGGAGAGATAAAGCTCGCGGTCAATATCGGCGCCATCTTCAATATAGAGGCGGTTGACCTGCTTGCCGGCAGCGCCGGTCTGCTTGGTTACCAGGGTTGCCCCCAGCATCTGCTTGGCAAAAGTGCTCACTTCCTCTTGCGAGAAAGCCAGGCGGACACCGCCCTTTTCACCAGCAGTTTCTTCCTTGAATTTGCCTTTGCCTCGGCCACCCGCATGGATCTGGGATTTGACCACCCAGAGCGGACCACCAAGTTTTTCTGCGGCAGCAGCCGCTTCCTCAGCAGAAAATATAGCAATGCCGTCGGCGACAGGCGCTCCATATTTCTTGAGAAGCGCCTTCGCCTGATACTCATGAATATTCATGGGATCTCCCCTAATCATTGGATCGGCCTGATGAACACCGTGAGCAAGCGCCACCAGACTGGTCTTTGCTTATGGTCTTAATGCACCACTTCCTTGCGTCACGCGGACCATCCCCATGGGCCTTGTCCTGCAGGGAAGTGATACAATAATTTAGGCCGGAGAAATTCCTGAGCCGTAAGCCAGGAGCTCAGGAATATCCGGTATCATGCCCTCTCGATTGATCAAGCCGTCTCAAGAGGGGGGATCTCAATCGCCAATCAGCCTCAAGCGAGCTCAGGAGCCAGACGAATGCAAGCCTCGATGAGGCCCTTCACGGAATCGACAGAATGGTCGAACTGTGCTTTTTCGTCTTTGTCCATTTCGATCTCGACAATGCGCTCGATGCCGCCTGCACCGATAACGGTCGGCACACCAACATACATGCCGTCTACGCCATACTCACCGGAGAGGAAAGCTGCGCAAGGCATGACACGCTTTTTGTCTTTGAGGTAGGATTCAGCCATTGCAATTGCAGAAGCTGCCGGAGCATAGAAAGCCGAACCGGTTTTCAGAAGCTTGACGATTTCTGCGCCGCCATCGCGGGTGCGCTGAACGATTTCTTCCAGACGGCTCTCGGTGATCCAGCCCATTTTGATGAGGTCTGGAAGAGGAATGCCAGCAACCGTGGAATAACGGATGAGCGGAACCATGGTATCGCCATGACCACCCAGAACGAATGCAGTAACGTCCTTGACGGATACGTCGAATTCGTCTGCCAGGAAATAACGAAAACGAGCGGAGTCCAGAACGCCAGCCATGCCGACAACCTTGTTGGCAGGCAGACCAGAGAATTTCTGCAGAGCCCAAACCATCGCGTCGAGCGGGTTGGTGATGCAGATAACAAAGGCATCTGGTGCATATTTGCCAATACCGGCACCAACCTGCTGCATGACCTTCAGGTTGATTTCAACCAGGTCATCACGGCTCATGCCAGGCTTGCGAGGCACACCAGCGGTGACGATCACGACGTCAGCGCCAGCAATGGCTTCGTAGGACTGAGTACCAGACAGTTTAGCATCGAAGCCGTCTACTGGAGACGATTCAGCGATATCGAGAGCTTTACCTTCCGGTGTCCCTTCAGCAATGTCGAAAAGGACGACGTCGCCCATTTCGCTCAAGCTTGCCAGGTGTGCCAGAGTGCCGCCGATTTGGCCTGATCCGATGAGTGCAATTTTCTTCCGCGCCATATTCAGTTTCCCTTAACGTAAGGTTCTCCCAGAACTGGGAATGGATGGGTGTGAGTACCGCGAATCCGGTGCGCTTTCAAGTCGCAGATAGTTTTAAATGCATAAAAAACCCGAGACTTTTGGCGAACTTAACCTTTACGTTAAGGTAATTATAAGCCCAAGCACTTATCGAGATACTCATCCGACTGCATCTCCGTGAGACGGGACGCTGTTCTGTCGAATTCGAAGGCTTCCGTTCCATTGAGCAGACTGCCCAGTTCGAACTGCGATGCCTCCGCCAGAGCGATGATCCTGAGATGATTGTCATAGAAAGTATCAATCAGGATGATGAAGCGCTTTGCTTCGTTGCGCATGGAGCGTTCGAAGCACGGAATCCCTTCGATAAACACCGTATGATAGAGCTCGCAGAGGCGCAGATAGTCTGACGCCCCCAGCGGTTTGGCGCAAAGGTCCGCAAAGGAAAACCGGGCCATGCCATGATAGGCCTGTGGCACGTGAATGCTCCGGCCCTGCACTTCCACCGCATCACTGGGAGCACACGGCCCCTCGATCACCGTCTCCCACATCGACTGGAACCGCTGCCGCGTTTCCAACCCGTCAGGAAACAGATAGACAGGCTGGCCACCAAGCTTCTCCATCCGGAAATCCGTGCGGGAGGATAGTCGAACCACCTCGCAATGCTGCTGCAAAAGACCGATGAAAGGCACAAACAGCTGTCGGTTGAGGCCATCCTTGTAGAGCAGGTTCGGCTCGACATTCGACGTGGCCACCACCACCACGCCATCGGCAAACAACCGCGAGAACAGGCGCCCCAGCAGCATGGCATCGGCAATGTCTGTGACGCTGAACTCGTCAAAACACAGCAACCGCACTTCCTTGCACAGATCCTCGGCCACCGGCCTGATCGGATCATCACCCTTGATCTTGCCGCTGGCAATGTCGGCCCGCGCCTGCTTGATGCGAGCATGCATGTCGCGCATGAACTCGTGAAAATGGAACCGCCCCTTGCGCCTGACCGGCACGATCTCGAAAAACAGGTCCATGATCATGGTCTTGCCACGACCGACCTCGCCCCAGATATAGAGCCCCCGAACGGGCTCGGCAGGCTGGCGCTTGGCAAACAGCCAGCCAAGGGAAGAGGTCTTGCGGGACAGGCGCTTTTCACTCACCTGTTCCAGCAGACGGTCAAAGCGGACAG
Proteins encoded:
- the odhB gene encoding 2-oxoglutarate dehydrogenase complex dihydrolipoyllysine-residue succinyltransferase: MATEIKVPTLGESVTEATIGQWFKATGDAVQADEPLVELETDKVTIEVPAPVSGTLGDIVAAEGETVEVGALLAMLLEGDGAAAAPAPAPKKEAAKEPAPAPVAAPAAPTSMPPAPSAAKMMAEKKVDPASVAGSGVRGQVLKGDVINAIAAGATAPAGAQPAPVANRPASAPDDAAREERVRMTKLRQTIARRLKDAQNTAAMLTTFNDVDMSAVMEMRKQYKDLFEKKHGVRLGFMGFFAKAICKALEEIPAVNAEIDGTDIIYKHFVHLGVAVGSPRGLVVPVVRDADKMSLAEIEKAIAAFGLRARDGQLTIEEMQGGTFTVSNGGVYGSMMSTPILNAPQSGILGMHRIEDRPVVRNGQIVIRPMMYLALSYDHRIVDGKEAVTFLVRVKESLEDPQRLVMDI
- a CDS encoding 2-oxoglutarate dehydrogenase E1 component produces the protein MARQDANEAFALSSFLYGGNASYIEDLYARFQEDPTSVAEEWRVFFRDLQDNKNDIVANAKGASWKRADWPPATNGELVSALAGGDFVVDEKKLGDKLKSKAQSQGVELTDAAVQQATRDSVRALMMIRAYRMRGHLHADLDPLNLADAKDHEELHPSSYGFTEADYSRKIFIDHVLGLEFATIPEMLEILRRTYCSTLGVEFMHISDPAEKSWIQERIEGPDKHIAFTNNGKKAILYKLVEAEGFEKFLDLKYTGTKRFGLDGGESLIPALEQIIKRGGAMGVKQIVFGMAHRGRLNVLSQVMGKPHRAIFHEFKGGSITPDDVEGSGDVKYHLGASSDRAFDDNNVHLSLTANPSHLEIVNPVVLGKARAKQDQLSAHDGKFIETTQVDRTSVLPLLIHGDAAFAGQGVVAECFGLSGLRGHRTGGSIHFIINNQIGFTTYPRFSRSSPYPSDLAKMIEAPIFHCNGDDPESVVFAAKIATEFRQLFGKPVVIDMFCYRRFGHNEGDEPAFTQPLMYKKIRQHPTSLQHYADKLIAEGVITQDDFDQMRADVRKMLDDEFEAGQSFSPNKADWFDGKWSGLTTASAEDDRRSGNTGVDVETLREVGNKLTTVPESFNVHRTVQRFLDNRAKMMETGEGIDWATAESLAFGTLVREGHPVRLSGQDSERGTFSQRHTVLYDQQDESRYIPLNHVAEGQNRYEVINSMLSEEAVLGFEYGYSLAEPGGLTMWEAQFGDFANGAQVVFDQFLSSAERKWLRASGLVVLLPHGYEGQGPEHSSARLERYLQSCAEDNIQVANCTTPANYFHILRRQVKRSFRKPLILMTPKSLLRHKRAISNLAELGAGSTFHRVLWDDAEIRPNQEIKLTSDDKIRRVILCTGKVYYDLYEERERRGINDVYIMRVEQLYPFPAKTLIKELSRFKQADMVWCQEEPKNQGSWTFIEPYMEWVLNQIDASVKRPTYAGRPASAATATGLMSRHQAQLKAFLDDAFAE
- the sucD gene encoding succinate--CoA ligase subunit alpha, with amino-acid sequence MSILVNKDTKIIVQGLTGKTGTFHTEQALCYFGTKMVAGVHPKKGGETWSSGVECAAELPIFKTVKDAKDATGATASVIYVPPAGAAAAIIEAIDAGVEFITCITEGIPVVDMVKVKRRLEDSNSRLLGPNCPGVLTPEECKIGIMPGSIFKKGSVGIVSRSGTLTYEAVFQTTNEGLGQTTAVGIGGDPVKGTEFIDVLDLFLDDPETESIIMIGEIGGSAEEEASEWLKEQASKGRKKPMVGFIAGRTAPPGRTMGHAGAVISGGKGGAEDKIAAMESAGIRVSPSPASLGTTLVDLLKGK
- the sucC gene encoding ADP-forming succinate--CoA ligase subunit beta, with translation MNIHEYQAKALLKKYGAPVADGIAIFSAEEAAAAAEKLGGPLWVVKSQIHAGGRGKGKFKEETAGEKGGVRLAFSQEEVSTFAKQMLGATLVTKQTGAAGKQVNRLYIEDGADIDRELYLSLLVDRSCGRVSFVVSTEGGMDIETVAEETPEKIVTVAIDPNAGVTADNAIALCDALGLDCSARDDGMHLFPILYKAFVEKDMSLLEVNPLIVMENQRLRVLDAKVSFDGNALFRHPDVMELRDLTEEDEKEIEASKFDLAYVALDGNIGCMVNGAGLAMATMDIIKLYGAEPANFLDVGGGASVEKVTAAFKIITSDPNVKGILVNIFGGIMRCDVIAQGVLTAVQEVGLKVPLVVRLEGTRVEEGKKLIAESDLNVIPADDLNDAAQKIVAAVKGA
- the mdh gene encoding malate dehydrogenase, which codes for MARKKIALIGSGQIGGTLAHLASLSEMGDVVLFDIAEGTPEGKALDIAESSPVDGFDAKLSGTQSYEAIAGADVVIVTAGVPRKPGMSRDDLVEINLKVMQQVGAGIGKYAPDAFVICITNPLDAMVWALQKFSGLPANKVVGMAGVLDSARFRYFLADEFDVSVKDVTAFVLGGHGDTMVPLIRYSTVAGIPLPDLIKMGWITESRLEEIVQRTRDGGAEIVKLLKTGSAFYAPAASAIAMAESYLKDKKRVMPCAAFLSGEYGVDGMYVGVPTVIGAGGIERIVEIEMDKDEKAQFDHSVDSVKGLIEACIRLAPELA
- the zapE gene encoding cell division protein ZapE, with translation MTGELGDISVSDFYDSKVRHGEIEADTDQRALAVRFDRLLEQVSEKRLSRKTSSLGWLFAKRQPAEPVRGLYIWGEVGRGKTMIMDLFFEIVPVRRKGRFHFHEFMRDMHARIKQARADIASGKIKGDDPIRPVAEDLCKEVRLLCFDEFSVTDIADAMLLGRLFSRLFADGVVVVATSNVEPNLLYKDGLNRQLFVPFIGLLQQHCEVVRLSSRTDFRMEKLGGQPVYLFPDGLETRQRFQSMWETVIEGPCAPSDAVEVQGRSIHVPQAYHGMARFSFADLCAKPLGASDYLRLCELYHTVFIEGIPCFERSMRNEAKRFIILIDTFYDNHLRIIALAEASQFELGSLLNGTEAFEFDRTASRLTEMQSDEYLDKCLGL